The following coding sequences lie in one Bacteroides helcogenes P 36-108 genomic window:
- a CDS encoding methylglyoxal synthase, producing MEKLIRKIGLVAHDAMKKDLIEWVLWNSELLMGHKFYCTGTTGTLILEALKEKHPDVEWDFTILKSGPLGGDQQMGSRIVDGEIDYLFFFTDPMTLQPHDTDVKALTRLASVENIVFCCNRSTADHIISSPLFLDPIYERTVPDYTNYTKRFENKPVVAEAVEQEKKRKRKRSS from the coding sequence ATGGAAAAATTAATTAGAAAAATTGGATTGGTGGCACACGATGCTATGAAGAAAGATCTCATAGAATGGGTGCTCTGGAATTCGGAATTGCTGATGGGACATAAGTTTTATTGTACGGGAACTACCGGTACTCTTATTCTTGAGGCACTGAAAGAAAAGCATCCTGATGTAGAGTGGGATTTTACAATTCTCAAATCTGGTCCTTTAGGTGGTGATCAGCAGATGGGGTCGCGCATTGTGGACGGAGAAATTGATTACTTGTTTTTTTTCACAGATCCGATGACTCTCCAACCGCATGATACGGATGTGAAGGCGTTGACGCGTCTCGCAAGTGTAGAGAATATTGTTTTCTGTTGTAATCGAAGCACGGCAGATCATATCATTTCCAGCCCGCTGTTCCTTGATCCAATATATGAACGTACTGTCCCTGATTATACTAATTATACCAAACGTTTTGAGAATAAACCTGTGGTTGCCGAGGCAGTAGAGCAGGAAAAGAAGCGAAAACGAAAACGAAGTTCATGA